The Fusobacterium periodonticum ATCC 33693 genome includes a window with the following:
- a CDS encoding L-aspartate oxidase, which translates to MKVENSDVVIVGSGVAGLICALSLDKNFKIILITKKKLKDSNSYLAQGGISVCRGKEDREDYIEDTLIAGHYKNNREAVEILVDESEEAAKTLIENGVKFTGDKKGLFYTKEGGHSKFRILYCEDQTGKYIMESLIEKLLERDNIKIIEDCEFLDIIEKENTCLGILAKKEEIFAIKSKFTVLATGGLGGIYKNTTNFSHIKGDGVAVAIRHNIELKDISYIQIHPTTFYTKENERKFLISESVRGEGAVLLNQKLERFTDELKPRDKVTKAILEEMKKDNSEYEWLDFSTINLDIKERFPNIYNHLMKKGINPLKDKVPVVPAQHYTMGGIKVDMNSKTSMKNLYAIGEVACTGVHGQNRLASNSLLESVVFGKRASQSIIDENNISVYNNITDDIFKNIIDKIIINDEKENKNIIMQRIREDEFEKNR; encoded by the coding sequence ATGAAAGTTGAAAATAGTGATGTAGTTATAGTTGGCTCTGGTGTTGCAGGCTTAATTTGTGCTTTGAGTTTAGATAAAAATTTTAAAATAATATTAATAACAAAGAAAAAACTTAAAGATAGTAATTCCTATCTTGCACAAGGAGGAATATCTGTTTGCAGAGGTAAAGAAGATAGAGAAGACTATATTGAAGATACTTTGATTGCAGGTCATTATAAAAATAATAGAGAAGCAGTTGAAATATTAGTTGATGAATCTGAAGAAGCAGCAAAGACTTTAATTGAAAATGGAGTAAAATTTACAGGAGATAAAAAGGGCTTATTCTATACAAAAGAGGGTGGACATAGTAAATTTAGGATTTTATATTGTGAAGACCAAACTGGTAAATATATAATGGAAAGCCTTATAGAAAAGCTTTTAGAAAGAGATAATATAAAAATAATTGAAGACTGTGAATTTTTAGACATTATTGAAAAAGAAAATACTTGTTTGGGAATATTGGCAAAAAAAGAAGAAATATTTGCTATAAAATCTAAATTTACAGTTCTAGCAACAGGTGGCTTAGGTGGAATATATAAGAATACTACCAATTTTTCTCATATTAAAGGAGATGGAGTTGCAGTAGCTATTAGGCATAATATAGAATTAAAGGATATTTCATATATACAAATACACCCAACAACATTTTATACAAAGGAGAATGAAAGAAAGTTTTTAATTTCAGAATCGGTAAGAGGTGAAGGGGCAGTTCTTTTAAATCAAAAATTAGAAAGATTTACAGATGAATTAAAACCTAGGGATAAAGTAACAAAGGCAATATTAGAAGAGATGAAAAAAGATAATTCTGAATATGAGTGGCTAGATTTTAGTACAATAAATTTAGATATTAAAGAGAGATTTCCTAATATCTATAATCATTTAATGAAAAAAGGTATTAATCCTCTTAAAGATAAAGTCCCAGTAGTTCCTGCTCAACACTATACAATGGGAGGAATCAAGGTTGATATGAATTCTAAAACTTCAATGAAAAATTTATATGCTATTGGAGAAGTTGCTTGTACAGGTGTTCATGGGCAAAATAGACTCGCAAGTAATTCATTGTTGGAAAGTGTTGTATTTGGAAAAAGAGCTTCACAGTCAATTATTGACGAAAATAATATTTCTGTTTATAATAACATAACAGATGATATTTTTAAAAATATAATAGATAAAATCATAATAAATGATGAAAAAGAAAATAAAAATATCATAATGCAAAGGATAAGAGAAGATGAATTTGAGAAAAATAGATAA